A region from the Lysobacter antibioticus genome encodes:
- a CDS encoding O-antigen ligase family protein, whose translation MPHAAPDPATASSGPPPAEAPHAIVGWRWAPAWILAYVALLFAPGYAETVLTLGALTALVRLVLVRFNTGARLLSDPAWVLTSALFAAYWLPELISATDAVDPGRALREAAVDLRYLPFLWLVAAAVATRQGQRTTFGGLAIIIGLWTVDALLQGLTGTSPLFFGIDSLKQAISGHGMCSDAEIASVDRLSGVLGPCNLKLGQVIASFSPFVLYAVGRRFRLGGWLVAAAAVGVVVVLAGSRASWITYGLVLVLSGWRLLGWKRLLGVFAFGVLALAVLDQTTPQVHDRLARTAHIVSADVEGLDSALSGRTRIWRAALCMVGEHPLNGVGARGFREAFPACDPQPGRTTSWGEGPALHAHQLLLEVLAETGAFGLLLWLAGAALAWRAWAVADARAREAARPAMLALLVTVFPFNTHLAFYSTFWGGLTLLLAALYAGSLLAQPPDEGDATV comes from the coding sequence ATGCCTCACGCCGCGCCTGATCCGGCGACGGCGTCGTCCGGGCCGCCGCCCGCCGAGGCACCTCATGCGATCGTCGGCTGGCGCTGGGCGCCGGCCTGGATCCTGGCCTATGTCGCGCTGCTGTTCGCGCCGGGCTATGCCGAAACCGTACTTACCCTCGGTGCGCTGACCGCCCTGGTGCGGCTGGTGCTGGTGCGCTTCAACACCGGCGCGCGCCTGCTCAGCGATCCGGCCTGGGTGCTGACCAGTGCCCTGTTCGCGGCGTACTGGTTGCCGGAACTGATCTCGGCGACCGATGCGGTCGACCCCGGGCGCGCCTTGCGCGAGGCCGCGGTCGATCTGCGCTATCTGCCGTTCCTGTGGCTGGTCGCGGCCGCGGTCGCGACCCGGCAGGGGCAGCGCACCACCTTCGGCGGTTTGGCCATCATCATCGGCCTGTGGACCGTCGACGCCTTGCTGCAAGGCCTCACCGGCACCAGCCCGCTGTTCTTCGGCATCGACTCGCTGAAGCAGGCGATCAGCGGCCACGGCATGTGTTCGGACGCCGAGATCGCCAGCGTCGACCGCCTCAGCGGCGTGCTCGGCCCGTGCAATCTCAAACTCGGCCAAGTGATCGCGAGCTTCTCGCCGTTCGTGCTGTACGCGGTCGGCCGCCGTTTCCGTCTCGGTGGTTGGTTGGTCGCGGCGGCCGCGGTCGGCGTGGTGGTGGTGCTGGCCGGCTCGCGCGCCTCGTGGATCACCTACGGCCTGGTGCTGGTGCTGTCGGGCTGGCGCCTGCTCGGTTGGAAGCGCTTGCTCGGCGTGTTCGCGTTCGGCGTGCTGGCTCTGGCCGTGCTGGACCAAACCACCCCGCAAGTGCACGACCGTCTTGCCCGCACCGCGCACATCGTCAGCGCCGACGTCGAAGGCCTCGACAGCGCGCTGTCCGGGCGCACGCGCATCTGGCGCGCGGCGCTGTGCATGGTCGGCGAGCATCCGCTCAACGGCGTCGGCGCGCGCGGTTTCCGCGAAGCCTTCCCGGCCTGCGACCCGCAACCCGGGCGCACCACGTCCTGGGGCGAAGGCCCGGCGCTGCATGCGCATCAGCTGCTGCTCGAAGTGCTCGCCGAAACCGGCGCTTTCGGCCTGTTGCTGTGGTTGGCCGGTGCGGCCCTGGCCTGGCGGGCCTGGGCGGTCGCCGACGCGCGCGCACGCGAAGCAGCGCGGCCGGCGATGCTGGCCTTGCTGGTGACGGTGTTCCCGTTCAACACCCACCTGGCCTTTTATTCGACCTTTTGGGGCGGGCTGACCTTGTTGTTGGCTGCCTTGTACGCCGGCAGCCTGCTCGCGCAACCGCCGGACGAGGGCGACGCGACGGTGTGA
- the ligD gene encoding non-homologous end-joining DNA ligase, with translation MSDTRLSHPERIVYPVAKISKGEVADYYRAVEAWLLPELVERPLSLLRCPDGIASACFFQKHHADSLGEGVHPVRLRESAGQADYVYVRDIEGVSALVQMNTLEFHPWGAKRQAPDRPDRLVFDLDPAEDIAWSELKRAGREVRDRLAEIGLDSWPRLSGGKGMHVVVPIRPGPGWAEAKAFSEAFADAMVAQSPLRYVATASKVARKGRIFIDWLRNARGATSVASWSLRAREGAPVAMPLRWDEFSRARSSTDFDLAKALRRAARLRSDPWEGFAESRQRLPTI, from the coding sequence ATGAGCGATACCCGGCTCAGCCATCCCGAACGCATCGTCTATCCCGTCGCGAAGATCAGCAAAGGCGAGGTCGCCGATTATTACCGCGCGGTCGAGGCCTGGCTGCTGCCGGAACTGGTCGAACGTCCGCTGTCCTTGCTGCGCTGCCCGGACGGCATCGCATCGGCGTGTTTCTTCCAGAAACACCATGCCGACAGCCTGGGCGAGGGCGTGCACCCGGTCCGCCTGCGCGAGTCCGCCGGCCAGGCCGACTACGTCTACGTGCGCGACATCGAAGGCGTGTCGGCGCTGGTGCAGATGAACACCCTGGAGTTCCATCCCTGGGGCGCGAAACGGCAGGCGCCGGACCGGCCGGATCGGTTGGTGTTCGACCTGGACCCGGCCGAGGACATCGCCTGGAGCGAACTCAAGCGGGCCGGGCGCGAAGTGCGCGACCGGCTCGCCGAAATCGGGCTCGACAGCTGGCCGCGCCTGTCCGGCGGCAAGGGCATGCACGTGGTGGTGCCGATCCGGCCAGGCCCGGGCTGGGCCGAGGCCAAGGCCTTCAGCGAGGCCTTCGCCGACGCCATGGTCGCGCAATCGCCGCTGCGCTATGTCGCGACGGCATCCAAGGTCGCCCGCAAGGGGCGCATCTTCATCGACTGGCTGCGCAATGCGCGCGGCGCCACCAGCGTGGCGAGTTGGTCGCTGCGCGCGCGCGAAGGCGCGCCGGTGGCGATGCCGTTGCGCTGGGACGAGTTCTCGCGTGCGCGTTCTTCGACCGACTTCGATCTGGCCAAGGCATTACGTCGCGCCGCGCGCCTGCGCAGCGATCCCTGGGAAGGTTTCGCCGAGAGCCGACAACGCTTGCCGACGATATGA
- a CDS encoding DUF3247 family protein, translating to MTQLADRVHTDPAEIRRLSLLIERLPDEGLVDIVLVDGSRQVGVVATRPSLQTFLDAQGNEGANAVLRLEDIRGGDRVAYLWLDEILKVCPLQSDEREFVRPSARRKPTGN from the coding sequence ATGACCCAGCTAGCCGACCGTGTTCACACCGATCCCGCCGAGATCCGCCGATTGAGCCTCTTGATCGAGCGGCTTCCCGACGAAGGCTTGGTCGATATCGTTCTGGTCGATGGCAGTCGGCAGGTCGGGGTCGTCGCGACCCGGCCGAGTCTGCAGACCTTTCTCGACGCGCAGGGCAACGAGGGCGCCAATGCGGTACTGCGCCTGGAAGACATACGCGGCGGCGACCGCGTCGCCTATCTGTGGCTCGACGAGATCCTGAAAGTGTGTCCGCTGCAGTCCGACGAGCGCGAATTCGTTCGTCCATCGGCCCGCCGAAAACCGACGGGCAACTAG
- a CDS encoding glycosyltransferase family 4 protein, whose product MRRLTVMQLLPKLESGGVERSTLEIAEALVRAGHRAIVVSAGGRLVPQLIASGAEHIELAIGRKSPSTLRHGFTLRRLWAEHSVDIVHARSRLPAWIGLLAWRGLDEATRPRFVTTVHGLNSPSRYSAVMTRGERSICVSRTVRDYVLEHYPDTDADKLRIIPRGIDPAAFPHAPWPDPQARAWAAARHPALAGDGPLLLLPGRGTRLKGHADALALLAAIRADGRDARLWLPGAREAGREAYIVELEQAAQQLGIGEAIAFTAPTDEIARAYAASDLVLQLSRKPEAFGRTVVEALSCGRPVVGWNHGGVGELLTQLQPRGAVAPFDLQALRAAACELLTQAPAAVDTMAFSLRAMQEATLAVYAELVDASRRA is encoded by the coding sequence ATGCGCCGGCTGACGGTGATGCAATTGCTGCCGAAGCTGGAATCCGGCGGCGTCGAACGTTCGACTCTCGAAATCGCCGAGGCGCTGGTGCGCGCCGGCCACCGCGCCATCGTGGTCTCGGCCGGCGGCCGCCTGGTGCCCCAGCTCATCGCCTCGGGCGCCGAACACATCGAACTGGCGATCGGGCGCAAATCGCCGTCGACCCTGCGCCATGGCTTCACCCTGCGCCGGCTGTGGGCCGAACATTCGGTCGACATCGTCCACGCGCGTTCGCGCCTGCCGGCCTGGATCGGCCTGCTGGCCTGGCGCGGCCTGGACGAAGCTACACGGCCGCGCTTCGTCACCACCGTGCACGGGCTCAACTCGCCGTCGCGCTACAGCGCGGTGATGACCCGCGGCGAACGCAGCATCTGCGTCTCGCGCACGGTCCGCGACTACGTGCTCGAACACTATCCCGACACCGATGCCGACAAGCTGCGGATCATTCCGCGCGGCATCGACCCGGCGGCGTTCCCGCACGCGCCCTGGCCCGATCCGCAAGCGCGGGCCTGGGCCGCGGCGCGGCATCCCGCGCTCGCCGGCGACGGTCCCTTGTTGCTGTTGCCCGGGCGCGGCACGCGCCTGAAAGGTCATGCCGATGCGCTGGCCTTGCTCGCCGCGATCCGCGCCGACGGCCGCGATGCGCGCCTTTGGCTGCCGGGCGCGCGCGAGGCCGGGCGCGAGGCGTATATCGTCGAACTGGAACAGGCCGCGCAGCAGCTCGGCATCGGCGAAGCGATCGCCTTCACCGCACCGACCGACGAGATCGCCCGGGCCTACGCCGCGAGCGACCTGGTCCTGCAGCTCTCGCGCAAACCCGAGGCCTTCGGCCGCACCGTGGTCGAGGCGCTGTCCTGCGGGCGGCCGGTGGTCGGTTGGAACCACGGCGGCGTCGGCGAGCTGCTGACCCAATTGCAGCCGCGCGGCGCGGTCGCGCCGTTCGACCTGCAGGCCCTGCGCGCGGCGGCTTGCGAATTGCTAACGCAAGCGCCCGCGGCTGTGGATACGATGGCGTTTTCCCTGCGGGCGATGCAGGAGGCCACGCTTGCCGTCTATGCCGAACTCGTCGATGCCTCACGCCGCGCCTGA
- a CDS encoding YceI family protein yields the protein MKRILLAAALGLAFAGTASAAALTYKIDPNHTDVVVGWSHFGFSNPIAHFGKVDGTITYDPAKPAASSVQVTIPLSGLNSHVPDFDEHLKSADFFDAEKFPTITFKSTKVEAAGEKKLKVSGDLTVHGVTKPAVLDVTINKIGEQPMAKRAAAGFDASTTLKRSDFGLGKYAPNVSDEVSIRITTEALVPKPEAKK from the coding sequence ATGAAGCGCATCCTGCTTGCCGCTGCCCTGGGCCTGGCCTTCGCCGGCACCGCCAGCGCCGCCGCCCTGACCTACAAGATCGACCCCAACCACACCGACGTCGTGGTCGGCTGGAGCCACTTCGGTTTCTCCAACCCGATCGCGCATTTCGGCAAGGTCGACGGCACCATCACCTACGATCCGGCCAAGCCGGCGGCGTCCTCGGTGCAGGTGACCATCCCGCTGTCGGGCCTGAACTCGCACGTGCCGGACTTCGACGAGCACCTCAAGAGCGCCGATTTCTTCGACGCCGAGAAATTCCCGACCATCACCTTCAAGAGCACCAAGGTCGAGGCGGCCGGCGAGAAGAAGCTCAAGGTGAGCGGCGATCTGACCGTGCACGGCGTGACCAAGCCGGCCGTGCTCGACGTCACCATCAACAAGATCGGCGAGCAGCCGATGGCCAAGCGCGCCGCCGCCGGCTTCGACGCCAGCACCACGCTCAAGCGCAGCGATTTCGGCCTCGGCAAGTACGCGCCGAACGTCAGCGACGAAGTCAGCATCCGCATCACCACCGAAGCGCTGGTGCCCAAGCCCGAAGCCAAGAAGTAA
- a CDS encoding zinc-finger domain-containing protein has translation MTAANAHPTQANAEQRYTVTRADLPLSCPLPSMALWNSHPRVYLPIEAERECQCPYCGAHFTLVDD, from the coding sequence ATGACCGCAGCCAACGCCCATCCCACCCAGGCCAACGCCGAGCAGCGCTACACCGTCACGCGCGCCGACCTGCCGTTGAGCTGCCCGCTGCCGTCGATGGCGCTGTGGAACTCGCACCCGCGCGTGTACCTGCCGATCGAGGCCGAGCGCGAGTGCCAGTGCCCGTACTGCGGCGCGCATTTCACCCTGGTCGACGACTGA
- a CDS encoding GIY-YIG nuclease family protein — protein sequence MRAIRSSDPGVLRSASEGLCYLYVLPCAYEDLLKLGFSRGPLGRIQALQARFFEFFDLDLAFLVETETVGDARKLELDLRHRLSDYNAPAPLTVNAQAGGHSEWYRGAYRALAEEAVRLQAVGHTVHRPLRAWLGRQLAAQGDDLYDRSAALMTQLQGDASLLDQPGLRTLRRKLLDSLDAHAALGVELEPRLPEALLAWYRASGWRD from the coding sequence ATGCGCGCCATCCGCTCTTCCGATCCCGGGGTCCTTCGCAGCGCGAGCGAGGGCCTGTGCTATCTGTACGTGCTGCCTTGCGCTTACGAAGACCTGCTCAAACTGGGCTTCTCGCGCGGGCCGCTGGGGCGCATCCAGGCGCTGCAGGCGCGGTTCTTCGAGTTCTTCGATCTCGACCTGGCCTTCCTGGTCGAGACCGAGACCGTCGGCGACGCGCGCAAGCTGGAATTGGACCTGCGTCATCGCTTGAGCGACTACAACGCACCGGCGCCGTTGACCGTGAACGCACAGGCCGGCGGCCACAGCGAGTGGTATCGCGGTGCCTATCGGGCGCTCGCCGAGGAGGCGGTGCGCCTGCAAGCCGTCGGCCACACCGTGCATCGCCCGCTGCGCGCCTGGCTGGGACGGCAACTCGCCGCGCAGGGCGATGACTTGTACGACCGTAGCGCCGCTCTGATGACGCAACTGCAAGGCGATGCCTCGCTGCTCGACCAACCCGGGTTGCGAACATTGCGGCGCAAATTGTTGGACTCACTCGATGCGCATGCGGCCTTGGGCGTCGAGTTGGAACCGCGCCTGCCCGAGGCCTTGCTGGCGTGGTATCGAGCGAGCGGTTGGAGAGACTGA
- a CDS encoding MFS transporter translates to MLSVCHLLNDMIQSLLPAIYPLLKDAFKLDFGQIGLITLTFQVTASLLQPLVGIYTDKRPMPYSLAIGMGFTLVGLLLLSRASSFPMLLLAAALVGSGSSVFHPESSRVASMASGGRHGLAQSLFQVGGNVGSALGPLLAAFVVMPRGQGSVGWFAFAALTAIVILGRIGVWYREQIPGMRKKQASAARATLPRKTIARSMAVLAVLIFSKYFYMASLSSYYTFYLMEKFQLGAQDAQLHLFVFLGAVAAGTLLGGPIGDRIGRRYVIWFSILGVLPFTLLLPHANLFWTTALTVVIGLVLASAFSAILVYAQELVPGRTGVIAGLFFGFAFGMGGLGAAALGQLADRIGIEAVYALCAYLPAIGLLAWFLPKLEKPAAAV, encoded by the coding sequence ATGCTCAGCGTCTGCCACCTGCTCAACGACATGATCCAGTCGCTGCTGCCGGCGATCTACCCGCTGCTGAAGGACGCGTTCAAGCTCGATTTCGGCCAGATCGGCCTGATCACCCTGACCTTCCAGGTCACCGCCTCGCTGTTGCAGCCGCTGGTCGGCATCTACACCGACAAACGGCCGATGCCCTATTCGCTCGCCATCGGCATGGGCTTCACCCTGGTCGGCCTGTTGCTGCTGTCGCGCGCCTCGAGCTTCCCTATGCTACTGCTCGCCGCGGCCCTGGTCGGCTCGGGTTCGTCGGTGTTCCATCCGGAATCCTCTCGGGTGGCGAGCATGGCCTCGGGCGGCCGTCACGGCCTGGCCCAGTCGCTGTTCCAGGTCGGCGGCAACGTCGGTTCCGCGCTCGGCCCGCTGCTCGCCGCCTTCGTGGTGATGCCGCGAGGCCAGGGCAGCGTCGGCTGGTTCGCGTTCGCCGCGTTGACCGCGATCGTGATCCTCGGCCGCATCGGCGTGTGGTACCGCGAGCAGATCCCGGGGATGCGCAAGAAGCAGGCGAGCGCCGCGCGCGCCACCCTGCCGCGCAAGACCATCGCCCGCAGCATGGCCGTGCTCGCGGTGCTGATCTTCTCCAAGTATTTCTACATGGCCAGCCTGTCGAGCTATTACACCTTCTACCTGATGGAGAAATTCCAGCTCGGGGCGCAGGACGCGCAGCTGCATCTGTTCGTCTTCCTCGGCGCGGTCGCCGCCGGCACCCTGCTCGGCGGGCCGATCGGCGACCGCATCGGCCGCCGCTACGTGATCTGGTTTTCGATCCTCGGCGTGCTGCCCTTCACCCTGTTGCTCCCGCACGCCAACCTGTTCTGGACCACGGCGCTGACGGTGGTGATCGGCCTGGTCCTGGCCTCGGCGTTCTCGGCGATCCTGGTCTATGCGCAAGAACTGGTACCGGGCCGCACCGGCGTCATCGCCGGCCTGTTCTTCGGCTTCGCTTTCGGCATGGGCGGCCTCGGCGCCGCGGCCCTGGGCCAACTCGCCGATCGCATCGGTATCGAAGCGGTGTACGCCCTTTGCGCCTACCTGCCGGCGATCGGCCTGCTAGCCTGGTTCCTGCCGAAACTGGAGAAGCCGGCGGCGGCCGTCTGA
- a CDS encoding BON domain-containing protein yields the protein MKSMRLAILTLTLAVSGTALAAPQSAGSPTGNDPGTGTGNESAQPVSDTWITTKVKAELLAAKGVTGTDISVETVNGVVKLSGHVDGKTEADKAVEIARKIDGVKKVDSTALVSAKSAHGK from the coding sequence ATGAAATCCATGCGTCTCGCGATTCTCACCCTGACCCTGGCCGTCTCCGGCACCGCCCTGGCGGCGCCGCAGTCCGCCGGCAGCCCCACCGGCAACGATCCGGGCACGGGCACCGGCAACGAGTCGGCGCAACCGGTCAGCGATACCTGGATCACCACCAAGGTCAAGGCCGAGTTGTTGGCCGCCAAGGGCGTGACCGGCACTGATATCAGCGTCGAGACCGTCAACGGTGTGGTCAAACTGTCCGGTCATGTGGACGGCAAGACCGAGGCCGACAAGGCCGTCGAGATCGCGCGCAAGATCGACGGCGTCAAGAAGGTCGACAGCACCGCGCTGGTCTCGGCCAAGAGCGCCCACGGCAAATAA
- a CDS encoding alpha-ketoglutarate-dependent dioxygenase AlkB, producing the protein MHQHSLFDADPQQPIRDAEGGVRYLPGVFDGEWSMRLFSALLEHAAWTSQQRMMYERLIEVPRRMAMYRLDRDTLPPMLADTAERIGELLRAPFNSVGLNLYRDGRDSVALHNDKLHNLAQGRPIAVLSLGATRRMTVRAKRAPHATWQLQLESGSLVVMSHSSQQHYDHGIPKAPGVVDPRISLAFRVRTD; encoded by the coding sequence ATGCACCAGCATTCGTTGTTCGACGCCGACCCGCAGCAACCGATCCGCGACGCCGAAGGCGGCGTGCGCTATTTGCCCGGCGTGTTCGATGGCGAGTGGTCGATGCGCTTGTTCTCGGCTCTGCTCGAACACGCCGCGTGGACCTCGCAACAACGCATGATGTACGAGCGGCTGATCGAGGTGCCGCGGCGCATGGCGATGTATCGCCTCGATCGCGACACCCTGCCGCCGATGCTCGCCGACACCGCAGAGCGCATCGGAGAATTATTGAGAGCCCCGTTCAACAGCGTCGGCCTCAACCTGTATCGCGACGGCCGCGACAGCGTCGCTCTGCACAACGACAAGCTGCACAACCTCGCACAGGGCCGGCCGATCGCGGTGCTCTCGCTCGGCGCGACCCGGCGCATGACCGTGCGGGCCAAGCGCGCGCCGCACGCGACCTGGCAGCTGCAGCTCGAATCCGGCAGCCTGGTGGTCATGAGCCACTCCTCGCAGCAGCATTACGACCATGGCATCCCCAAGGCGCCCGGGGTGGTCGACCCACGCATCAGCCTGGCGTTCCGGGTGCGCACCGATTGA
- a CDS encoding MgtC/SapB family protein, whose translation MEMLSQLWVVGGTAYAMVLGGTIGLERELKNRPAGFRTHMLVAGASSLLVGVGQLAIMDPRFRIPFLVNIDPLRLVEAVVAGVSFIGAGTIFAQRGGQAVSGITTAASLLMVAVIGASTGLRYHLLAFAATVLTLLVLFLLNFAERKAGMKPPDESS comes from the coding sequence ATGGAGATGCTGAGTCAGCTGTGGGTCGTCGGCGGCACCGCCTACGCGATGGTGCTCGGCGGCACGATCGGCCTGGAACGCGAACTGAAGAATAGACCGGCGGGATTCCGCACCCACATGCTGGTCGCGGGCGCCTCTTCGCTGCTGGTCGGCGTGGGCCAGTTGGCGATCATGGACCCGCGTTTCCGCATCCCCTTCCTGGTCAACATCGATCCCTTGCGCCTGGTCGAGGCGGTCGTCGCCGGCGTTTCGTTCATCGGCGCCGGCACGATATTCGCCCAGCGCGGCGGCCAGGCGGTGTCCGGCATCACCACCGCGGCCTCGCTGTTGATGGTCGCGGTGATCGGCGCCAGCACCGGCCTGCGTTATCACCTGCTCGCCTTCGCCGCGACCGTGCTGACCTTGCTGGTCCTGTTCCTGCTCAATTTCGCCGAGCGCAAGGCCGGCATGAAGCCGCCTGACGAGTCGTCCTGA
- a CDS encoding pirin family protein, producing the protein MIIERPSSARGHVQAGWLDSRHTFSFGGYYDPAWMGFGALRVINEDRVDPGAGFAPHRHANMEILSYVLSGRLAHQGSADDGGVIGAGELQWMSAGHGVEHSEYNASDSEPVHFLQIWVQPDRLNAQPAYAKREAVAAADGEFVLLASRDGAHGGLPVRQDLRLYSLALTPGSSARRLLDAGRLYWLQVAQGRVEAGGRTLEAGDALGFRDESAELVLTGLGDSTADLLFFDLPPGG; encoded by the coding sequence ATGATCATCGAACGTCCATCCAGCGCCCGCGGCCATGTCCAGGCGGGTTGGCTCGACAGCCGCCACACGTTCTCGTTCGGCGGCTATTACGACCCGGCCTGGATGGGCTTCGGTGCCTTGCGCGTGATCAACGAAGACCGCGTCGACCCCGGCGCGGGCTTCGCGCCGCATCGCCACGCCAACATGGAAATCCTCAGCTACGTGCTGAGCGGCCGCCTGGCGCACCAAGGCAGCGCCGACGACGGCGGCGTGATCGGCGCCGGCGAACTGCAGTGGATGAGCGCCGGCCACGGCGTCGAACACAGCGAGTACAACGCCTCCGACAGCGAGCCGGTGCATTTCCTGCAGATCTGGGTCCAGCCCGATCGGCTCAACGCCCAGCCCGCCTACGCCAAACGCGAAGCGGTCGCGGCCGCTGACGGCGAGTTCGTTCTCCTGGCCTCGCGCGACGGCGCCCACGGCGGCTTGCCGGTGCGCCAGGACCTGCGCCTGTACTCGCTGGCGCTGACGCCAGGGTCCAGCGCGCGGCGCCTGCTCGATGCAGGGCGGCTGTATTGGCTGCAGGTCGCGCAGGGGCGGGTCGAGGCGGGTGGACGTACGCTCGAAGCCGGCGACGCGCTGGGGTTTCGCGACGAGTCGGCCGAGCTGGTGCTGACCGGGCTGGGCGATTCGACCGCCGATCTGCTGTTTTTCGATCTGCCGCCGGGGGGCTGA
- a CDS encoding AraC family transcriptional regulator: MRNVLANQVDALPGWIVATSNDYPTHHRIARHRHRRSQLLYAAHGIMVVGTETGRWIVPPERAAWIPSGMAHDVHVLAAISTRSVYVEPEVNAALPQDCRVIGVSPLMRQLLLETRDLPLQAESGSRPDLIYSLIVQEIERAPVLPLDIPFPADPRLAKRCRTYLARPSPHDTIDDWCRDLAMSRRTFTRRFRSETGSSFAQWCRQAAIFAALPRLAAGEPITTLALDLGYESASAFTTMFKRLIGMPPSRYLAMSHGPARESA; this comes from the coding sequence ATGCGCAACGTGCTTGCGAACCAGGTCGACGCCTTGCCGGGCTGGATCGTCGCTACCTCGAACGACTATCCGACCCACCACCGCATCGCCCGCCATCGCCATCGCCGCTCGCAACTGCTGTATGCCGCGCACGGGATCATGGTGGTCGGCACCGAGACCGGGCGCTGGATCGTGCCGCCCGAGCGGGCCGCCTGGATTCCCTCGGGCATGGCCCACGACGTACACGTCCTGGCCGCGATCAGCACCCGCAGCGTGTATGTCGAACCCGAGGTCAACGCGGCCTTGCCGCAGGACTGCCGGGTGATCGGGGTATCGCCGCTGATGCGGCAGTTGCTGCTGGAAACCCGCGACCTGCCGCTGCAGGCCGAAAGCGGCTCGCGCCCGGACCTGATCTATTCGCTGATCGTGCAGGAGATCGAACGCGCGCCGGTGTTGCCCTTGGACATTCCGTTCCCGGCCGATCCGCGCCTGGCCAAGCGTTGCCGCACCTATCTCGCGCGCCCCTCGCCGCACGACACCATCGACGATTGGTGCCGCGACCTGGCGATGAGCCGGCGCACCTTCACCCGGCGTTTCCGTAGCGAAACCGGCAGCAGTTTTGCGCAGTGGTGCCGGCAGGCGGCGATCTTCGCCGCCTTGCCGCGGCTGGCCGCAGGCGAGCCGATCACGACCTTGGCGTTGGACCTGGGCTACGAAAGCGCTTCGGCGTTCACGACCATGTTCAAGCGTCTGATCGGGATGCCGCCGAGCCGGTATCTGGCGATGTCGCATGGGCCTGCGCGCGAGAGCGCTTGA
- a CDS encoding malonic semialdehyde reductase, whose translation MSRPLNDEALDQLFRTARTHNELGGEVSDETLRQLYDLVKWAPTSANGSPARFVFVKSAQAKEKLRPALSEGNLAKTMAAPVTVIVGHDLEFHDKLPYLFPHADARSWFAGNDEHIRTTAFRNGSLQGAYLILAARSLGLDTGPMSGFDNAKVDEAFFAGTQVKSNFLINLGAGDPAALFPRSPRLPFDEAARID comes from the coding sequence ATGTCCAGGCCCCTGAACGACGAAGCCCTCGATCAACTGTTCCGCACCGCCCGCACGCATAACGAGCTCGGCGGCGAGGTCAGCGACGAGACGCTGCGCCAGCTGTACGACCTGGTCAAATGGGCGCCGACCAGCGCCAACGGTTCGCCGGCGCGCTTCGTGTTCGTGAAGTCGGCGCAAGCCAAGGAAAAGCTGCGCCCGGCGCTCTCGGAAGGCAACCTGGCCAAGACCATGGCCGCCCCGGTCACGGTGATCGTCGGCCACGACCTGGAATTCCACGACAAGCTGCCCTACCTGTTCCCGCACGCCGATGCCCGCAGCTGGTTCGCCGGCAACGACGAGCACATCCGCACCACCGCCTTCCGTAACGGCAGCCTGCAGGGCGCTTACCTGATCCTGGCGGCGCGCTCGCTCGGCCTGGACACCGGCCCGATGTCGGGCTTCGACAACGCCAAGGTCGACGAGGCCTTCTTCGCCGGCACCCAGGTCAAGTCCAACTTCCTGATCAACCTTGGCGCCGGCGACCCGGCGGCGTTGTTCCCGCGCTCGCCGCGCCTGCCGTTCGACGAGGCCGCGCGCATCGATTGA